In Zunongwangia sp. HGR-M22, the sequence AACCTGATCACCTTTCTTTTGCCAGCGGTGAACCTGAGTGTTTTGTTTACCACCACCAAATCCAATACCAGAAGCTGTTTTGGCGATTCTTGTTACAGTAAGCATTTCTCTATTGAAAAGGCTATCTGGAATCTCGTAGTAATACTTGTTTTTTACTTTGTGTACGGTAAAAAGACCTTTATCTGATTTTGCATCTTTAGTGATAACTTTTGCGTAAGGTTTTAATCCGTCTTTTGATTCTTCTTTTTGTGCATTTGCAGACTGATCTTTCTTGTTTTTCTGAAAAACAGCACAAGAGGCCATTAAAAAAGAAAGACCGACAGCACAAATTCTAATCGGTAATTTGTTAGTCATAAATTAGGTTTGAATTTTATTAAAGCTGAATAAACTATTTGAATGTGCTATACTGAATTATTCAACTTCCTTTTTAGGACTCATTTTTCTTAAAAAGGTTTAAAACGAAGTTAAGGAAAATGGAATTAGTGTTTTTTTCTAATCAAAAAAAAGGCTGCAAATTAATGTAGCCTTTCAAGTTTTTTTAAAATTAAAGGAAGCCTTATACAACGCTTATTTTCATTTCTTCATTTTCTTTAAAAACATTAATCATTTTATGTTTTCTAAGCGATTTTAATGCTTTGTCCCATTTTTTATTACTCAAACCAGATTTCTCTTTGATAAGATCCATATTATGGTTTTCGTCATCTTTCAGTAATTGGTAAACTGCTTTTTCTTCTTCAGTAAGTTCAACCTGTTTTTTCTCCGGCTTCATTTGTGGGAAAAATAATACTTCCTGAATAGATTGATTATTGGTTAAAAACATAATCAAACGATCCATCCCAATTCCTAATCCAGATGTTGGAGGCATACCATATTCTAAAGCACGTAAGAAATCCTGATCGATAAATTCGGTAGCTTCATCATCACCTTTTTCTGCTAAGCGTAATTGTTCTTCGAAACGCTCACGCTGATCGATAGGATCGTTAAGCTCTGAATACGCATTAGCGATTTCTTTACCACAAACCATAAGCTCGAAACGCTCGGTTAGTTCTGGATTCTCTCTATGTTCCTTACAAAGCGGACTCATTTCTTTTGGATAATCGGTAATAAAGGTTGGTTGGATGTAATTTCCTTCACATTTTTCGCCAAAAATCTCGTCGATAAGTTTTCCTTTGCCCATGGTTTCGTCTACCTCGATACCCATTTCTTTCGCAGCTTCGAATAATTCTGCTTCAGATTTACCGGTAATATCAAATCCTGTAAATTCAATAATAGCATCAGTCATGGTTACACGCTTGTATGGTGCTTTAAAATCAACTTTATGTTTTCCGAAGGTAGCTTCCGTAGTTCCATTAACAGCAATCGCGCAATGTTCCAAAAGTTTTTCGGTGAAATCCATCATCCAATTGTAGTCTTTATAAGCTACATAGATTTCCATTGCAGTAAATTCCGGATTGTGGGTTCTATCCATTCCTTCATTTCTGAAGTTTTTAGAAAATTCGTAAACGCCATCAAAACCACCAACAATTAAGCGCTTAAGATAAAGTTCGTTGGCGATTCTTAAATATAGCGGAATGTCTAGTGCATTATGATGAGTAATGAAAGGACGAGCTGCAGCACCACCAGGAATCGACTGAAGAATTGGAGTTTCAACCTCGAAATATCCAGATTCGTTAAAGAAATTACGCATTGCACTAAAAAGTTTAGTACGTTTTACGAATATCTCTTTTACTTTTGGATTCACTGCAAGATCTGCATAACGCTGGCGATAGCGATGCTCAGGATCTGTAAAGCCATCGTATGTATTTCCTTCTTTATCGGTTTTTGGCAATGGTAAAGGTCGAATCGATTTGCTAAGCAGGCTAAAGTCTTTTACCATCACGGTCATTTCGCCTACTTGAGTTTTAAATAATTCGCCTTCAATACCTATAAAATCACCTATATCCAGCAGCTTTTTGTATACATCGTTGTATAAGCTCTTATCTTCACCGGTACAAATTTCGTCGCGATTAAAGTAAACCTGAATCTTACCTTTAGAATCCTGTAATTCTGCGAAAGATGCTTTTCCCTGGATTCTTCGGGACATTAATCTACCCGCGATTACAACTTTTTTACCTTCTTCGAAATTTGCCTTAATATCGGCAGATGTGTGATCTAATGGAAATAAATCGGCTGGATAAGGATTAATCCCTTTCTCCCTTAATGTAGCCAGTTTTTCTCTTCTTACAATTTCCTGTTCAGATAGCTGCATGGTGTAATTTTAAAATTTAATGGCTTCCCCTTTTAAGAAGCAGCTGCAAATATAATGACAATCAGAGTACCAACCAATGATCTATTTAAGATTAGCTATGAATCTGAAGCAGAAATTATATCTTTGTTTTTGTTTTAGATAAAATCGAAATTATGAGTATTTGGCGTGTTATTTTGTCAATATTTTTTCCGCCTCTAGCGGTATTTGATAAGGGTTGTGGTTCTATTATTATAGTATTTCTTTTAACGCTATTAGGATGGATACCCGGAGTGATCGCCGCACTTATAATTTTAAATAATCCTAATAAATGATGACGATACCTCAAAACAAGAAGATTGAATTAAAAGAATTAGGATTTAAAGATTACAAAGATACCTGGGACTACCAAGAACAACTTTTTAAAGAAATTCTGGATATAAAGGTAAAGAACAGGAGGGAAGATATGCAGTTAGAAACGCCTAATTACCTGCTTTCTGTAGAGCATCCTCATGTATATACGTTGGGGAAAAGCGGAAAAATTTCTAATCTTCTTATTAACGAAGAGCAACTAAAAGAAAAAGGTGCTACTTTTTATAAAATCAATCGGGGAGGAGATATAACCTATCATGGCCCCGGCCAAATGGTGATCTATCCTATTCTAGACCTCGATAATTTTTTTACTGATATTCATAAATATTTGAGGTTTTTAGAAGAAGCTGTTATTCTTACTTTAAAGGACTACGGAATAAAAGCAGAACGAAGCCAAGGGGAAACAGGAGTTTGGTTAGATGTGGGTACACCATTTGCCAGAAAAATTTGTGCAATGGGCGTTCGTGCAAGCCGCTGGGTTACCATGCATGGGTTGGCATTAAACGTTAACGCTGATCTAGGTTATTTTGATAATATTGTTCCCTGCGGAATTAAAGAAAAAGCAGTAACATCTCTTAATGTCGAATTGGGTAAAAATCAGGTCGATATGGAAGAAGTGAAGCAAAAGTTTTTAAGGCATTTTCAGGAGTTGTTTGAGGCAGAGTTTTTTAAAATTTAAGCTCTAATTGCTCAGGCAAAAGTTTAAAACTTTTGCGGTGATATTTAGTGATTCCAAATTCTCTAATAGCTTCTCGATGCTCTTTTGTAGGATATCCTTTATTTTTTTTCCAGTTGTACATAGGGAACTCTTCATGGATTTTCTCCATATATTCATCCCGATGCGTTTTCGCTAGAATTGATGCTGCCGCAATGCTCAAATATTTATCATCACCCTTAATAATACATTCATAAGGTATATTCTTGAAGGGTTTAAATCTATTACCATCTACAATAATATGCTCTGGTAGCATTTTTAACTGCTCAATAGATTTATGCATAGCCAATATAGAAGCATTCAAAATATTAATTTCATCTATGGTTTCCATAAATATATGTGAAACTCCATAGGTACTACTTTCATTTTCTACTATTTTTCTCAGCGAAAAACGGTTTTTTAATGATAGTTTTTTAGAATCTCTCAAGATCTCATTTTTGAAAGATTCTGGTAGGATTACAGCAGCTGCTGTTACAGGACCTGCTATGCAACCTCTACCTGCTTCATCTGTACCGCATTCATATTCGTAATTTTTTAGGTGTCTTTTCAGGAGCATTATTAGCAATTTTTTTTTGAAATTATTTAACTGGATCCAAAGTCATATCATTTATTCCGGATATTTTATATGTTTTTCTTTTTTATACTTGGAATCTCAAATTTTGTGCATTAGGTAATTACAGTCTCAAAAAGTACTGTCGAAATTATTTTATTTAATTTTTATGTTAAAGTTACATTTTCGTTTTTCTTAAAGAACCATTAAATATTTGTAGGTTGTTTGAGATATTCGCATTTAGAGGCAATTTGAACTATTTTTTACTAATGAAAGTTTTTATTTATGCTTAAACGTTTTACTTCAAAGTGATTTGATTATTTTATTGAATTTTGTTAAGCTCGAAATTCTTATCATTTTTGCGGCTTGCTAATTCAAATTTAACAAAAATGAGTAAAAAATTACATGTTTTTTTAACACTAATAATGGTGTTAGGGGGGCAGCTTTTATTTGCGCAACAAAAAACCGTTGCTGGAAAAATTATTGATGAGAGCGGTCTTCCATTGCCTGGGGTAAACGTAATTGAGGAAGGTACTTCAAATGGAACCCAGACAGATTTTGATGGTGAGTACAAAATTAGAGTAGAGGAAGGTGTTACTTTAATTTTTAGTTATGTTGGTTTTACAACCAAGAAAATTGTTGTGGGAACAGACGATATATACAATTTAACGTTGAATACCGATTCTGCTGCCTTGGATGAAGTTCTTGTGGTTGCTTATGGTACAGCTACTAAAGAGTCTTTTACCGGTTCGGCAAGTACAATACAAGCTGAGCAATTGGATCAGAGGTCTCTTACTTCTCCACTATCAGCAATAGAAGGTAATGCTACAGGGGTTCAGTTTTTATCAGCATCTGGTCAACCCGGTTCTTCTCCTGGTATCGTCATAAGAGGGGTAGGGACACTAAATGGCGAAACTGATCCTTTGATAATTGTGGATGGTGTTCAGTTCGAAGGAGAGTTAAACGCCCTAAATCAAAATGATATTAAATCAATGACTGTTCTTAAAGATGCCGCCTCTACCTCACTTTACGGTTCTAGAGCCGCTAATGGTGTAGTTTTAATAACAACTAAAAGTGGTAAAGGCAATCAGGGACTACGTGTAAATATTGATTCTCAAATTGGTGTTATTAATAGAGCTATACCTCTTTATGATCAGGTGAATCCAGGAGAGTATTATGAACTTATGTGGCAAGGTTATAAAAACTCATTAGATGTGGAAAATCCTGCGGCTGAAGCTTCAGCGACCATATTTAACCGTTTAGGATATAATCCTTTTAATGTGCCAAATGATCAAATTGTTCTGGAAAATGGCCAAATTAATCCAGAGGCAGAAGTTATTGCTAAAGGCTTAGATTGGTATGATCCTTTAGAAAGAACAGGAGAAAGAATTTACAATTCTGTTGATGTTTCTGCTGGTGGCGAAAATCACAATGTATTTTTTTCTGTTTCCAACCTTAAAGAAGAAGGATATGTTGTGACTAGTGATTTTGAGAGAACTACTGCTAGACTTAAAGGAAATTTTACTCCTACAGACTGGTTAACATTAGGCGGAAATGTTAATATGGCACTTTCAGAATCAAATGGACCTTCTTCCAGAGGGTCTTCGATTGCAAATCCATTCGGTTTTGCGAAAAATATGGGATCGATATATCCTACTTATATAGTAGATCCTGAGACCGGTGATTACATTCGGGATTCAGCTGGAGAATTACAATTTGATAGAGGAGAAGGTTATCCTGATTATGGTATTCAATCTAGACCTACAAATGTAGGGAGGCATGCCATTGAAGAGGTTTTGTTGAATAATGAGAAAACCGAAACCAATAACTATGGGGTTCGTTTAAACGCAGGCTTTAAGGTTATTGATGGATTAAAGTTGGATATCTTATATGGTCAAGATGTGAACGACTATATTAATAAAGAATATAACAATAATTTAGTTGGAGATGGTGCGCCTGCTGGTAGATATAGTGAAACTAGATTTAGAAGAACAGTAGAGAACTTCAACCAAATTTTGAATTATAATAAATCTTTTGGAGATCATAGTTTTGATTTAACGTTAGGTCATGAAAGTTTTGATAGAACGTACTCAGAAACATATGGTTTTAAAAACACTCAGACAGCTGAGGGTATTTATGAATTTGATAATTTCTCTACGATTGCATCATTAAGTGGATATACTTCCGATAAGACTTTAGAAGGTTATTTTTCTAGACTCAACTATAATTTTAATGAAAGATATTATTTAAGTGCGTCAATTCGAAGAGACGGTTCTTCTGTATTTGACAAAGATGTTAGATGGGGAAATTTCTATTCTATTGGTGGTGCATGGAGAATCGATCAAGAAGATTTTATGTCTAATGTGAGTTTTGTTAATAATCTAAAACTTAGAGCATCATATGGCGAAGTTGGTAACGATGATCTGGATGATTATTACATTTCGCAACCAAGATATTCATTATTGCCGAATGCAGGTGATCCTGGGATTTTCTGGTCCGATTTAGGAAATAGTGCATTAACTTGGGAAACTATAGAAAGTTATGATGTTGCAGTAGAGTTTGGTCTATTTGATTACAGATTGAGTGGCTCTTTAGAATATTATAGAAGAAATTCTTCAGATCTTCTATACAATGTTCCTCTGCCAATATCTATGGGCTTAAATGAAGGTCCAGATAATATTGGTGATATGTATAATGAAGGATTTGAATTAGGTCTGGATGGTATCTTAGTTGATAATGATAACTTTAAATGGAATTTAGGGTTACAATTTTCTACTTATAAAAATGAAATAACTGCTTTACCAGATCCTTTTGTTACAGGATCTAAGAGATGGACGGAAGGTAGATCCAGATATGATTTCTTTTTGTATGATTATGCAGGTGTAGATCCAGAAAATGGAGATGCACTTTATTACTCTTACGAAGAAGATGCTGAAACGGGTGAGTATGTTGCGGTAATCAACGAGGAAGGAGAACATGTTACTTCAACAGATTATACTGAAGCTAATAGAACTTATGTTGGTGCTGAAGCTATACCAGATTTAATTGGTTCGATTAGAAATCAATTTAGTTATAAAGGATTTGATTTGAGTTTCTTGTTTACTTACCAAATAGGTGGTGAAATATTAGATTATGGTTATGCAAATATGATGCATGAAGGTGCTTATGGAGAATCACTGCATCCAGATGCTTTAAATGCTTGGAGAAATCCTGGAGATCAAACAGATGTGCCTAGGCTAGAAAATGGGAACACCAATCTGGCCCCGACTTTGTCATCTAGATGGTTAACTGATGCTTCATTCATTTCATTAAGAAATGTGAATTTATCTTATAATTTCAATAGTGGATTTATTGATACCATAGGTATGAGAAACCTGCGCTTGTTTGTATCTGCAGAGAATCTATTTTTGATATCTGAGCGCAAAGGTCTTAATCCACAATATAATTTATCAGGAACTCCAAGCGGAAATGATTATAATCCAAGTAGAGTTCTTTCTGCTGGTGTAAATATTTCCTTTTAAGAAAACTATAAAAGATACAATAATGAATATATTTAATAAATCTCGTTTTTCTTTATATCTATTGCTAATTGCTTTAAGTAGTGTTAGCTGTTCTGATGATTTTTTACAAAACTCTCCTACAGATGCAATATCTGCAGAAGATGCGCTGTCGAGTACAGACAATATGATGCTAATTTTAAATGGCTTACATAGACAGGTGTACTCTCAGGCTCAATTGCCTGGAGCAGAATCAAGCCGAAGCGGAGAAAGTCATTTTATACCTGCTTTGGATGCGATGGGAGGGAGTATTATACACTCTTCTCCAGGAAATGGCTGGATGACATCAGACCTGCAATGGTTAACGCATACTAATGCAACTTATACAACGGTTTATAATTTTTGGTATCAGCGCTATCATTTCATAGCTAGTTCTAATTCTATAATTAATAAAGTTTCTGCAGGTAATTTTGCCGAAACTCCTAAGCTAAATAATGTTTTAGGCCAAGCTTATGCTTATAGAGCATGGGCTTATCATAAGCTTGTTACTACCTTTGCTAAAGGTTATACAATTGGTAATCCATCTACAGACCTTGGTGTACCTATTGTTTTTTCTACTGAGGCTCCGTATGAAAGTGCACCACGTGCAACAGTTGAAGAAGTTTATGCTCAAATGGAACAGGATATCGACGCAGCGATTAATTATCTTGAAAATGCAAGCAACCCTGCAAATAAATCTCATATCTCTTTAAATGCGGCATACGGAATTAAAGCAAGAATTGCATTGTCGAAAGGAGATTGGCAAACAGCTGCTGAATCTGCTGCGTTGGCTAGGGACGGATATCCATTATTAAATGAGTCACAATGGTTGTCTGGCTTTAATACTGTTGATCTATCTGAAGTTATATGGGGAGGAAGAGTTATTGACAGTGAAACTAATTATTATCAATCTTATTTCTATTATATTTCTCCAACATTTAATGGTAGTCAAAATAGGAGTAATCCAAAGA encodes:
- the lysS gene encoding lysine--tRNA ligase; the protein is MQLSEQEIVRREKLATLREKGINPYPADLFPLDHTSADIKANFEEGKKVVIAGRLMSRRIQGKASFAELQDSKGKIQVYFNRDEICTGEDKSLYNDVYKKLLDIGDFIGIEGELFKTQVGEMTVMVKDFSLLSKSIRPLPLPKTDKEGNTYDGFTDPEHRYRQRYADLAVNPKVKEIFVKRTKLFSAMRNFFNESGYFEVETPILQSIPGGAAARPFITHHNALDIPLYLRIANELYLKRLIVGGFDGVYEFSKNFRNEGMDRTHNPEFTAMEIYVAYKDYNWMMDFTEKLLEHCAIAVNGTTEATFGKHKVDFKAPYKRVTMTDAIIEFTGFDITGKSEAELFEAAKEMGIEVDETMGKGKLIDEIFGEKCEGNYIQPTFITDYPKEMSPLCKEHRENPELTERFELMVCGKEIANAYSELNDPIDQRERFEEQLRLAEKGDDEATEFIDQDFLRALEYGMPPTSGLGIGMDRLIMFLTNNQSIQEVLFFPQMKPEKKQVELTEEEKAVYQLLKDDENHNMDLIKEKSGLSNKKWDKALKSLRKHKMINVFKENEEMKISVV
- a CDS encoding YqaE/Pmp3 family membrane protein; the protein is MSIWRVILSIFFPPLAVFDKGCGSIIIVFLLTLLGWIPGVIAALIILNNPNK
- the lipB gene encoding lipoyl(octanoyl) transferase LipB, with product MMTIPQNKKIELKELGFKDYKDTWDYQEQLFKEILDIKVKNRREDMQLETPNYLLSVEHPHVYTLGKSGKISNLLINEEQLKEKGATFYKINRGGDITYHGPGQMVIYPILDLDNFFTDIHKYLRFLEEAVILTLKDYGIKAERSQGETGVWLDVGTPFARKICAMGVRASRWVTMHGLALNVNADLGYFDNIVPCGIKEKAVTSLNVELGKNQVDMEEVKQKFLRHFQELFEAEFFKI
- a CDS encoding ribonuclease HII, producing MLLKRHLKNYEYECGTDEAGRGCIAGPVTAAAVILPESFKNEILRDSKKLSLKNRFSLRKIVENESSTYGVSHIFMETIDEINILNASILAMHKSIEQLKMLPEHIIVDGNRFKPFKNIPYECIIKGDDKYLSIAAASILAKTHRDEYMEKIHEEFPMYNWKKNKGYPTKEHREAIREFGITKYHRKSFKLLPEQLELKF
- a CDS encoding SusC/RagA family TonB-linked outer membrane protein translates to MSKKLHVFLTLIMVLGGQLLFAQQKTVAGKIIDESGLPLPGVNVIEEGTSNGTQTDFDGEYKIRVEEGVTLIFSYVGFTTKKIVVGTDDIYNLTLNTDSAALDEVLVVAYGTATKESFTGSASTIQAEQLDQRSLTSPLSAIEGNATGVQFLSASGQPGSSPGIVIRGVGTLNGETDPLIIVDGVQFEGELNALNQNDIKSMTVLKDAASTSLYGSRAANGVVLITTKSGKGNQGLRVNIDSQIGVINRAIPLYDQVNPGEYYELMWQGYKNSLDVENPAAEASATIFNRLGYNPFNVPNDQIVLENGQINPEAEVIAKGLDWYDPLERTGERIYNSVDVSAGGENHNVFFSVSNLKEEGYVVTSDFERTTARLKGNFTPTDWLTLGGNVNMALSESNGPSSRGSSIANPFGFAKNMGSIYPTYIVDPETGDYIRDSAGELQFDRGEGYPDYGIQSRPTNVGRHAIEEVLLNNEKTETNNYGVRLNAGFKVIDGLKLDILYGQDVNDYINKEYNNNLVGDGAPAGRYSETRFRRTVENFNQILNYNKSFGDHSFDLTLGHESFDRTYSETYGFKNTQTAEGIYEFDNFSTIASLSGYTSDKTLEGYFSRLNYNFNERYYLSASIRRDGSSVFDKDVRWGNFYSIGGAWRIDQEDFMSNVSFVNNLKLRASYGEVGNDDLDDYYISQPRYSLLPNAGDPGIFWSDLGNSALTWETIESYDVAVEFGLFDYRLSGSLEYYRRNSSDLLYNVPLPISMGLNEGPDNIGDMYNEGFELGLDGILVDNDNFKWNLGLQFSTYKNEITALPDPFVTGSKRWTEGRSRYDFFLYDYAGVDPENGDALYYSYEEDAETGEYVAVINEEGEHVTSTDYTEANRTYVGAEAIPDLIGSIRNQFSYKGFDLSFLFTYQIGGEILDYGYANMMHEGAYGESLHPDALNAWRNPGDQTDVPRLENGNTNLAPTLSSRWLTDASFISLRNVNLSYNFNSGFIDTIGMRNLRLFVSAENLFLISERKGLNPQYNLSGTPSGNDYNPSRVLSAGVNISF
- a CDS encoding RagB/SusD family nutrient uptake outer membrane protein, translating into MNIFNKSRFSLYLLLIALSSVSCSDDFLQNSPTDAISAEDALSSTDNMMLILNGLHRQVYSQAQLPGAESSRSGESHFIPALDAMGGSIIHSSPGNGWMTSDLQWLTHTNATYTTVYNFWYQRYHFIASSNSIINKVSAGNFAETPKLNNVLGQAYAYRAWAYHKLVTTFAKGYTIGNPSTDLGVPIVFSTEAPYESAPRATVEEVYAQMEQDIDAAINYLENASNPANKSHISLNAAYGIKARIALSKGDWQTAAESAALARDGYPLLNESQWLSGFNTVDLSEVIWGGRVIDSETNYYQSYFYYISPTFNGSQNRSNPKIINSGLYDMIPETDFRKEAWLPLAPNTNPSASNGQGGSYESDPNYDSEEEFQNAKDEIIAKYGMTSAHNTHPYMTVKFLQKNPGTTDPDDVIYMRASEMYLIEIEALAMMDQTSQAQQLLQEFGESRDSDYDASVFNSQDELMAEVQFQRKIELWGEGFSFHDHIRWDEPLDYSNSGAAKVLYQNGYFQERPSQNDDWIWKIPQAEIDANPYITSSDQN